The sequence GGAGTGTTCTGGCTACTGATTTCTCGCTTGGGCTACCAAATGTATACATCCAGTAGTCCGCCGGGCTACTATATGTGTTTGCACACCCAGTTACTCCGCAATCAACCAGCAGTTTAAAACACCTACAAACTGATAAACGTTAAGGTCAAGGCCGGGATGGTGAAGGTCTGATATCACATCAAACCATTTAAGAAGAGTgcattttatttaacttttgttttcttctaaaaaaaatttgCGGAGTATATTTTACTTATCATATTTGTaccagaaaaagaaaacagaaaatgcATCAACATAATCATTTTATATCGGAAATATTGAATACAATATTTGATAAATCAAATTGAGACCCATAAATCGCCGCCCGGGATTCGAGGCACATTTTGAATTGGTCACGTGGTAGATTAACGTCACACACCCTGGTATGATGTATATGCATTAATCCGGAATCGATAGACCGAAACACCGTTAATCCATATTTGATACACTTTGCCAGAAAATCCGTGTCTTCTTTACCCCACCCTTCTATCAGAATATTAAACCCGCCCACCTTTGTGACGTCACCTTTATACACGCCAACAATTCCGTAACTAAAATGGCGCCAGGTGCCATATTGATGGCCGAAGTGAAAAATCGTTTTGTTAACACGACACTCTGGTTTACCGTAACAAACTATATATGGATCATACTGGGTGATGTAAATAGGGAAATACACCTGTTTTCCTAGCTCGGTGTTGAGAGAAACCCGGTGTAAGAAATCAGCGGTAAAGCGCATGTCTACATCCATGGCAACCACTAAGCTGTCGGACGACAAACCTTCCAACCCTCTCTTCAACGCCTTGGCTCGAGAGAACTGACCAACCATTGGGAAGGCCTCAATTATGAGGGTCTTAGTAATGTTACTGAAAGCTTTAATATAACTGTGAGATAATAGATATTCATTATAGCTATCTCTGTATATCACAACTCTGAGAAAGATAACACCGCCATAGCCAGAAATAGCAACAGCTAAAGATTTTAGGAAATCTCCAAACGTCTTTGGTCGTTGATATAGCGGTAACAGCATGTAGATAACACGGTCTCGGTCGTTACATTCCGTTGGCACTTCGGCTATCTCCGTCGACTGAAAACGCCGTATAGTGACGTACGGTCTCAACAACGAGTTTTTATTTCCCATGACGTGAATGTGTTCCAAACCCGTTCGGACGCTCACGCTTTGGTAAGAAAAGACGGGCATGTCTTGTTTTGATCTCATACGGCCTAGCGCTAACACTGAGATAGCGAATCCAAGATGTCTGCCTCTCGTCCGTATGTTCTCAAAGGGAAGCTGGTAAGGGTTGATACGCGTGAAGACGAGTCCAGATCGAATGAAATTCCACTCGTCAGGTTCCTCATACCCGTCATTCTCCGATGTGCTGATGTTAACTCTTTCGCCGTCAGCTCCCACGGATAACGCACGCAGCTCGCTGTTCGTGTTATACAGGGTTCGCTCTAAGTGAGATATCTTCTTTGTAAGCTGGGCTACAGTTTGGGTGCTAAAATGGTTGTGGATCCGGTACACGTGCTCCGAATTCTTAACCGGATGTAAGGTTAGCGCATGCGTCAATCTGTGATCGAGCTTCCCTTCGAATGAcccatttttgttgttgtagttttgGTAGAAGAGTTGTATAAactgaaaaagagaaagacaaGAAAGcattacattaaatatttatactgtCAGAAAAAAGGGTACACATAGTATTTGAGACCAAGTCTTAATTCACTGCTAGGGTACGAGGTATGACTGTATAATATAGAGATGTAATGTGGCAGTGAATGTGAATACTGTGAATGATCTCACATTCAAAGTCAcatttcactcaattgtaactttatccaaatgtgttacaggtttgtagattgactaaacttcgtgttaattttcacgggttgaaactatggTCTGTCCCTTTAGTCTATctgatacatgtacacaatatttGCCTAACTAGCTCAGATATATATGGAGATTGTGAGTTCTTACAGGCCGTATAAATAGGGATGCATTCAGTATGACTATATTCGTGTCTTAAGACATCGTAACACATATTACGAAATCGGCGAAATGACAAAATCCGGCAAGTTGGCTGGATAAGGCCACCAGAGACGGATGAGTTGCACGAAGACAACGAATTTATTGACATCTGCATGGCATAACGTTATGAAATGTTCACCACAATTGAACGCGCCTTATACCGACGGTCGttcactaaaaaataaaaaaaaaaataaaaaatcctttcaacttattttcgtacttatgtTCAATTAATAAGATTCTAGCTCGCTGACCTGGACACAcgcgcctcagctatctgggctgtctcaccagaaagaggatgtagtggtcttacacctacctacccattgagcccttaagaactcgctctgggtgggagccggtagcgggctgcgaacccagtacctaccagccttatgtccaattgcttaaccacgacaccagtgGTAAGTTAAATGATTAATCTATTTGTGTGGGTCTGTGCATGAAATTGTGTAGGGGGAGTCTAGACTGCCAAGTGAAGTATATAGGGTCGGGTCATGCACCCCGGAACATGCAttaaacaaagaagaaaatttgcttggaTCAGGAGGGATTTTTACACACcgccaccaaaaaaacaaaaaaagcccCAAGTAAACAACcgcccccctccctccccccccccccccccccccctcgaatGCAAAtgtttccttcaaaagaggggcacgaaggcaacttactttctatcgtttctgaaataaaaattagttcACCTCATGGTCTTGGACTctactgtttatttttatacagaaatatgccataataatgtattttacaagGTTAATAACTTGTAGCATGTATGCCAGGTGCGTGCgcaggggggggtggggggtgggggtcgaaccccccccccccgctcaagGCGAAATGTTTcttcatatcccgattttttacattcctgtgaaagcagctcggctagccagcagaaaataCCTCAGAATAGCCTTAGAAGGGGTgagtttttcaaaatattaggGGGGAGGgccccccagaccccccgccaAGGGCTTCGCGCCTGGGGCGCTCGCGGtgtcgggcttcgccagacacctcgaccccccccccctgcaaaatttcctgcgcacgcccctgtaTGCTACATTGTCCTTAAATGCCCGATGTAGCAGATATACtacattattaaaagtaattCAAAAATCAACATGGAAGTGTGCAATGTACACTAACACCTGCAAGTAGAATGAATgtgattttttaatattttttttctatctaTTTTGAGTACTTGTACACTAGagggttaaaataaatgaatgcgtcaaatatgcgAGTATGGTTCAAAACTAcgtcatccttcctgcaccgtctttaggaagactgccactctcaggacCGGCTTCACAGAATGAAGCGTGTTTGTGACCGCaacgtcccaatcatcttgccatgTCGATAAGATATATTGGTTGATATGATATTTTAAATCACTAATGTGTAAGTCACAATGAATATACTTATAAGTGTCGTCAACTTGTAAATAACATTAGTTTTATGGGCATTTTAGCATGTTTGTTTTACATCGTGGTATAACTAATCTATCACGTCGTGTGTCAACAAGCAGCCAGACTTCGACAGGTGTGATTTTTCATGttacattttgtcaaaaaaaatcCGAAGGGCAAGGTAATATTTTAGGGACATAACGGCAAGTAACGAGGGCACCTACgtcaattgccgtcggtgccgtgGTGAAATTCCAACCCtgaggtactgggttcgcatcctggtataGGCTCCCACTCATAGCtaaggtgtgttcccaggacagcgtcagactatcaactgtcaggaccaagttggccaactcgacggctgcattgtaatttccccaactctcGACTTACAGctggtgcgctcagattaacaactaatatgTTATGTAGATAAGAactcgagttgtaagagcgctcagacaaGCAACACTGGATCTTTTAGATGTAGATTCTCACAAACAGTacggttaataattaataaaccaatgttctctagtggtgttgttagaatatacacacacacacacacacacacaatcgtAAGTCCACCACAACTTTGTTTCCCAATTATCCTTTTTAAATGTACTTATTTCCATtactcttaatatctgtattcAATGACAAAATAACAATTCATTCAATATCATGAACAAATGTACTTTATTGGATTAGTAGTACATACAATTtattacatttgtaaaataaacaacagCGAAAAATACATGTTACATCTAATCCTGTGCATTTACAAACATTCACTTCGGTCACATGTTTTAAAGGAATTTCTTCCCGGGTGGACCAAGATCTGCCTGTCTCttcagaaacaaaacaactggTTTCTTCTTTCCATTCTTTACCATGACTGAATGTGATTTGATTATGTGAATGAGGTTTGCTCGCTTCCTATTGACAACCATGCTGTTTTTAATGTCCGGACTGGCCAATGGTCTATGTAACTGTGAACATACAAATGTATAGAATAAACTTAAGTATGCTATTCCGGTTCACTCATTTCAGAAAGATCTGAATGATTAGATTCCGACtcgctttcttcttcttctgtcagGTCTACATGTGGTATAATGTCTTTCATGATGGGTTTCAACAGTAGCTTGATCTTGTCCTTTATCACTGTGTGATCTGTGTTaggatctgttttgtttaaactatCGAATATAAATCGAAACAAAGGTGCTTTTGAAAAATACTTTGTAAATTCAATGATAACAATCAGTGTTTTGACTAATTCATGTTCCCACAGTCGCGCTAGTTTTCTCTCTATCCACTCTTGTGTCTTTCCTTGCTGTTGATATTTCTTACGTCTGAGTTTCATGTCTTCTAGATGGTTTGCACGAACACGACCCCACACACGTTGTAAGTCGACATTCTGCCATTCTATAGTCAGATCATGATCTCGTTTATCAAACATGTGTTTTCCGTCTCCTTTCTGCGAGTTAAAAATGTCATGACTGTTGGTGTCTTCATCATGGTATTTGGTGCGTTTTCGGGGTTGTACCAATTCGTTCTCAGGACACCACGTTTTAATATGGCGTTGTAAGTCAGTCACATTACCAAACAAAACGCCACAATCGGTACAAGCAGTAGCCATAATAAATGAACCTGTTTCGTCACCAGATTCGCCCAAGTCTTCGTCAGTATATTCCTCTTGTCCCAAATTGCTACCGGTTTCAGAAAATGGTTTAACAGTGTCTACGGCTCGGGTATCTGAAGGAATCTGACTGTCGGGCGGCGAAGAAACGTCTTTTAAAGTATTACTGTTACGCTTAATTCCGTGGTCTGTGGGTTGAGTGGACTGCAGTTGTTGGATCCGTGCTGGAATGTCTAAAATATTGGGTTTAAGTCTGTTATTCTCGTGAGTTGATGGTCGCAAATCGATCGTGAGATTCCCATAAGGTTTCTGAACAGCAGTCTCATAAACTGACATAAAACGATCACTATTACTGGGATAAATTCTTCTCGCAAACAAGTTCACTTGCTGTCTGTCAATGGGTGAATTGAACAAAGTCACATAGTGAGAGTTGAGAGCAATATCACGTGACTCCTTGCCTCTTGGAAACAAGTTTTGTAACAGAAGAAAATTAGTTACATTCTTGTGATGTGAAGTCCTTGTAAATAACTGAGAGATGCGTTTGTCATCCTTGGCCTCGGTCATATGATCATccagaattaaaacattgttgttgCGTGCATTAAAGAAATCGTCGTCCTGTAAGTTGTAGGGGATACCTTTCTCAAACTGCACTTGGGGCATTCTTTCACGAATAGTGTGGTAAAGCGGCTGCCACTCTGTGTAACACCATATGATGTTGTTAGGTGTTGGCTTGATGAGTCCTTTTTGGAGTATTTGATACATAAACATAGTTTTTCCACATCCACTTGGGCCCACAAAAACAGCATTAGACGGGATAGTAAATTTGAAAGGCTCTCCATATTGTTCAGCAGGTAATCCTGAAGTTGCTAACTGTGTCGCTGACAAAGACctttgaggaggaggaggaggagtatATGGGAGTAATTGAGGAGgaggtggaggaggaggagtatATGGGAGTAATtgaggaggagggggaggggtgtcTGACCGGTGCATCTGTCTCCGATGCCTTTGCATATTATCATGTCTGGAAAAACTGTTCCCACACTCAGGGCATGATGTTGATCCCATGATGAATTTTGTTCAACTGAAGTCTGAATAGATTTAATCCACTTTCATCAACGTCTTGGA comes from Gigantopelta aegis isolate Gae_Host chromosome 13, Gae_host_genome, whole genome shotgun sequence and encodes:
- the LOC121387849 gene encoding chondroitin sulfate synthase 1-like, with the translated sequence MCSLIIQNIKKKPFKNMKIHRKLCSCYCLCHFVCGFLLGAYLVNRLALLFFKRNVHSCFKPHPRQTNLFVKDIPLLNTNNESFILIGVMTTRQNLATRAAAISRTWGKLVPGKIIFFVGKGKKYNGNLPVVVLNEASDNIYPPQGKSFMMIKHIHDNYLDTFEWFIRADDDLFVKIKDLEVFLRSVNSSRRLYIGQPGLGIPTERGKLGLRDESSFYCLGGPGVVLSRETLRLVVLSMSTCRNSTFTAHEDTELGRCVHRRAGVSCTSAYEFIQLFYQNYNNKNGSFEGKLDHRLTHALTLHPVKNSEHVYRIHNHFSTQTVAQLTKKISHLERTLYNTNSELRALSVGADGERVNISTSENDGYEEPDEWNFIRSGLVFTRINPYQLPFENIRTRGRHLGFAISVLALGRMRSKQDMPVFSYQSVSVRTGLEHIHVMGNKNSLLRPYVTIRRFQSTEIAEVPTECNDRDRVIYMLLPLYQRPKTFGDFLKSLAVAISGYGGVIFLRVVIYRDSYNEYLLSHSYIKAFSNITKTLIIEAFPMVGQFSRAKALKRGLEGLSSDSLVVAMDVDMRFTADFLHRVSLNTELGKQVYFPIYITQYDPYIVCYGKPECRVNKTIFHFGHQYGTWRHFSYGIVGVYKGDVTKVGGFNILIEGWGKEDTDFLAKCIKYGLTVFRSIDSGLMHIHHTRVCDVNLPRDQFKMCLESRAAIYGSQFDLSNIVFNISDIK